Proteins from one Mercurialis annua linkage group LG7, ddMerAnnu1.2, whole genome shotgun sequence genomic window:
- the LOC126657141 gene encoding PKS-NRPS hybrid synthetase cheA-like: MAMAHAASDGPMDQLSLGDDSVHLENYGSDGIDYSEQFFYENGFESDTEAINWAKGIAIQIGFELVISSHKKGGLVKLLRCCRGERYRGLHTDLDSFARKNTKTKACQCPFRIVVKFINGTWTVLAKSGISSMHNHALAVYPEGHRQMSGLSAAAKMIVRDMSAAQAKPCAILAAVQEKFPSDNPTRRQVYNYRDNLRKSSFEDRDMVGQFFHLALTHNYLHWTLSEESTGVLTHLFMSHPDSVRLVRTYPWVIGMDSTYKTNKYHMPFFEIIGMTPSNKNFLIAYAIMKDETEGSYRWVLERLRFLIGDHLQPTCIFTDRELGLLKPVKEIFPHTPHLLCTWHINKDVEDKVFKLCGRDTAITDTFMNGSWKKLIKAQTEEQYVAALTTVKMRTRAFPAVMQYLDRTWLGHKEKFVSCWTNKVLHFGNTTTCRVESAHAQLKQWLNSSTGALDTVWTKVDCVIQSQLTDIRKTLEGSRQTIGVHRRGYPYDHVSYKVSHYCLDLVAKELRRMRELSCDVLVRCGCVLRTTHQIPCACELKAVIDAGVLISLDSIHSFWKTLVIGDGVETSEQADYAAFQSEDHRYFCGVVEEVMSQDPSIVRDISHIINERLHPEESAYLEPEVKSTVRGRPKGSTSTKRNPSVWEYSHGRGRAKSSQVHHKVGATVLLHQVNIFFIIIMQRNFIPNSELIPGIILPFVTKYVDVDGDGNCGFRVVADYIYGDQNKWGFIRRSIANELTGNPGLYDGLCSDGIQAAISRIRWEGEACGRDHWMQVIDDLFPIATLFNVAVIFINGATNSQPGFDLCDNFPVPPIASLWFTNRDATVEYLEGLYVLRRAQWQRLLDASEVPENG, from the exons ATGGCGATGGCCCATGCGGCCAGCGATGGCCCAATGGATCAATTGTCCCTCGGGGACGATTCC GTTCATTTAGAAAATTATGGCAGTGACGGTATCGATTACAGTGAACAGTTTTTTTATGAAAACGGGTTTGAAAGTGATACCGAAGCAATAAATTGGGCAAAGGGAATTGCTATACAGATTGGGTTTGAGCTGGTTATTTCGTCTCACAAGAAAGGGGGGTTGGTAAAACTTTTGAGATGTTGTCGGGGTGAGAGATATAGAGGGTTGCACACAGATTTAGATTCTTTTGCACGAAAGAATACGAAGACGAAGGCCTGCCAATGCCCTTTCAGGATTGTGGTGAAATTTATTAATGGCACATGGACTGTTCTTGCGAAGTCTGGGATTTCAAGTATGCACAATCATGCGTTAGCTGTGTATCCTGAGGGACACCGTCAGATGAGCGGACTGAGCGCTGCGGCCAAAATGATTGTGCGGGATATGAGTGCGGCACAAGCTAAGCCGTGTGCTATTTTGGCGGCTGTTCAAGAAAAATTTCCATCTGACAACCCTACAAGAAGACAAGTTTATAATTACAGAGATAATTTGAGAAAGTCCAGCTTTGAGGATAGAGATATGGTAGGTCAGTTTTTTCATTTGGCTCTGACGCACAACTATTTACACTGGACGCTTTCTGAGGAGAGCACAGGTGTGTTGACCCATCTTTTCATGTCGCATCCTGACTCCGTGCGGTTAGTCCGAACTTACCCCTGGGTGATCGGTATGGACTCCACGTATAAGACCAACAAATACCACATGCCTTTCTTTGAGATTATCGGTATGACCCCTTCTAACAAGAACTTCttaattgcatatgcaattatgaaggATGAGACTGAGGGGAGTTACAGATGGGTGTTGGAAAGGTTGAGGTTTTTGATTGGCGACCACCTACAGCCGACTTGTATTTTTACTGATCGAGAGTTGGGGCTGCTTAAACCAGTGAAAGAGATATTTCCACATACCCCTCATCTGCTTTGTACGTGGCACATAAATAAGGATGTAGAAGACAAAGTGTTCAAACTGTGTGGGAGAGACACCGCAATAACTGATACTTTCATGAATGGGTCGTGGAAGAAACTTATTAAGGCTCAAACAGAGGAACAATACGTAGCAGCTTTGACCACTGTGAAAATGCGGACTAGAGCGTTTCCAGCTGTGATGCAATATCTTGACCGTACTTGGTTGGGGCACAAAGAGAAGTTTGTATCATGTTGGACAAACAAAGTCTTACATTTTGGAAACACCACTACGTGTAGAGTGGAGAGTGCACATGCTCAGCTAAAGCAGTGGCTCAACTCTAGTACCGGTGCTCTAGACACAGTTTGGACGAAGGTGGACTGCGTTATACAGTCCCAGTTGACTGATATTAG GAAAACACTCGAGGGCTCCAGACAGACTATAGGCGTCCATCGACGAGGTTATCCATACGACCATGTCTCCTACAAAGTCTCCCACTACTGTCTTGATTTAGTGGCGAAGGAACTAAGGCGTATGAGAGAGTTGAGTTGTGATGTTCTAGTTCGTTGTGGTTGTGTGCTGAGAACAACACATCAGATTCCGTGTGCATGTGAGCTGAAAGCGGTGATTGATGCAG GTGTTCTGATTAGTCTGGACAGTATCCATTCATTTTGGAAGACGCTTGTTATCGGTGACGGGGTTGAAACATCAGAACAAGCCGATTATGCCGCTTTTCAGTCAGAGGATCATCGGTACTTTTGCGGGGTTGTGGAGGAGGTGATGTCTCAAGATCCCTCTATTGTGCGCGACATATCTCATATTATAAACGAGCGACTTCATCCCGAAGAATCTGCTTATCTTGAACCAGAAGTAAAGAGCACGGTGAGAGGTAGACCGAAGGGGAGCACATCCACCAAGCGGAACCCGAGTGTTTGGGAGTACAGTCATGGTCGTGGCCGTGCCAAGTCATCACAAGTTCATCACAAGGTCGGGGCTACAGTGCTCCTACATCaggtaaatatattttttataataataatgcaGCGAA ATTTTATCCCGAATTCAGAGCTTATTCCTGGAATCATATTGCCATTTGTCACGAAATATGTGGACGTGGATGGCGACGGGAACTGTGGGTTTCGCGTTGTCGCAGATTACATATACGGTGATCAAAACAAGTGGGGTTTCATAAGAAGAAGCATTGCAAATGAACTAACCGGCAACCCTGGCCTATATGACGGTCTTTGCAGTGATGGGATCCAAGCGGCCATTTCACGTATTAGGTGGGAAGGGGAGGCATGTGGGCGCGATCACTGGATGCAGGTTATAGATGACTTGTTCCCCATTGCCACTCTCTTCAATGTAGCTGTCATTTTCATAAATGGCGCGACGAACTCACAGCCGGGTTTTG ATTTATGTGATAATTTTCCAGTCCCTCCTATTGCCTCCTTGTGGTTCACAAACAGGGATGCTACCGTTGAGTATTTGGAGGGATTGTACGTTCTCAGGAGAGCGCAATGGCAGAGATTGTTAGATGCTTCT GAAGTCCctgaaaatgggtga